From the Bacteroidota bacterium genome, the window CGGTCAACCAATTGGTTTCTGAAAATAATAAGTTCCACAGATTTGTCGAACCATAAATTACCAATAACATTGATCAATTCAACTGCTGCTTTTTCGCTTTCTATCCAGGAATTAAGCTTGCTTTCGTAGTCGTTTTTAGCTTCGGCTGTTTTCATTCTTTTTTTTAGTTTTAGTGAAGGATAAAAAAATTAGGTGTAAGTTTCTGTATGTTGAGCAAACAAAAATCCGCGACAAAATTATTTAAATTTTTTAAATGTTGAGCTTCTTCTTAAATGCCCAATTAACAAAGCAAATCTTAAAAAGGAACAAGCTAACTTATCTTTAAGTGCAATATTCCTCCTTAATTATTACTCTTGGGCAATTGGCAGCTACTTCTATTTAATTAAACTTAAACCAAGCAAACTAAACCAATTTAAGGCAGATAATTGCGCGAAAATTAACTTAAGGAACACTACTGCTTATTTGTTCGAATGCAGACCTATTGAATTTCCTTCGGTATCGGTAAAAAAGGCCATAAATCCATTTGGACCTAAGGATGTTTTAGGCATTGTTATTTCACCACCGGCTTTTACTACTTTTCCGAGCACTTTTGATAAATCGGGATTGCCATTCAGGTAAATTTTTGCCCCTGATTTTGCAGGTTTGTGCATGCTGCTTTTACACAAGCCGCCATTTACTTTTCCACTCATAGGTTCTGATGGAAAAAAGGCCATTTGCATTCCCATCATTTCCATTTCGGGCATTTTAATTCCCAAAATTGTTTCATAAAATTTTTTGGCTCTTTTTAAATCTTTCACCGAAATTTCGAACCAGTTAATAGAATTTACTTTTGCATCCATTGTTTCAAGTTTTTTAGGTTATAATTTAGTGCTACAATCTGTACTCACAAGTATACTAAAATCGAATTTAGGAATGAATTTTTTCACCTCTAATCAACATTTCTACTAAAGTTTTTATTCTTTTTTCCTTAGTCTCAATTTTTTTTGCGGTTTGAATGCGCCATCCTATTGCAAATTTGTTTGCTTTACTCAAAGTAGCGAAAAATTCTTTTGCCTTTTTGTGCTTGTCCAATTCCTTTAAAAATTCTAGTGGCAACTCCATTGTACTTTGTGAATCATAGGCTTGTTCCCATCTTCCATCTGCTTTAGCTGCTTCCACTTCTTTTCGTCCAAAGTCGGTCATTAAGCCCGATTTTTCAAGTCTTGCCACATGCTCAATGTTGCGTTTCGACCAAAGACTTCTTGCTCTTCGAGGAGTAAATTTTTGCAACCAGGAAAGTTCATCAAACGATTTTTTTTGCCCGTCAATCCAGCCATAGCAAAGGGCTACGTCAAGTGCTTCAGCATAATTTACTGATGCTATTCCGCTACCTTTCTTGTACATTCTAAGCCAAATTCCGCTGGTTAATTTTTGGTTTTTTTTCAACCATTTTTCCCATTCTTTTGGCGATGAAAAAGTGAGGGTAGGAGCTTCTTCTTTTACTTTTACAGGAAGTGTTTTAGGGCACATACAAAGTTGGAGATAAATAAGCGATACAAAAATTAAACACTCAATTTTGCCCTAAATCCGCGGCCTCCATAGTAGGAGGGAGCAGTATTGTGATACACAAAAACAGTATTAAATCGAAAGTCGGCAAACAGGGCTCCTCCCAGTTTACGAATAGCGGCAGGAGTTTTAATCCAGCTCGAGGTTTTTGAGTCAAAATTTCCGAGCGCTTGCAATGCTCTGTATTCGGTTTCGTCAATCATTTCAACACCCATCTCATCAGCCATATCTTGAGCAGTATTAGCAGGTTTATGTTCTTTGCGTGCATCAAGTCCTTCGCGGTCAAAGCACAAACTGCGTCTTCCGGCCGGGCTTTCGGCCGAGCAATCCATAAAGGTGTAGGTCTCATTTTTTTTATCGTAAGCAACTACATCCGGTTCACCTCCGCTACTTTCCATTTGGCCTAATGACCAAAGTTTATCGGGAGCACTTTTTAGTTTGCTTTCCACATTCGACCATTCGAGACCTTTATGCCGTTGCATATTTTTACTGAAGCGGTTTTTAAGAGTTTCTATAAGCGCTTTACTTTGTATTTCGCTGAGTTTGCTGCTTGCTTTTTTGGCCATAAAAAATGTTTTTTGCAAGTATAAAAATAAGATACAATTTCAGTAAGGCACAAAAAAATTCTATTTTTTCTATACAAACACTAAATTGATTAATGTAGATTAATTTTTTTTGGGCATTGGCCAGGCTTTCACTACTCGCTTCCGCCAGTCGGCGGAGAGCTCAAACAGGCCGTTCAATCCTTAATGCGAAATAGCTTGCTGTAGTTTATTCCTTCACCACCTTCTGCCCCCAACCTTGCCCTTTTAAAATGTAAGTTCCGGCAGGCAAGTGCTGCAAGTTCCAAGTATAAGTTGAGCTAGAAATAGTTTTTGTTTCCAACACTTTTCCGCTGGCATTTATCAATTCTATCTTTCCTAATGGCCCTGCATGTTGGTTCACAATGCGTATACTTTCTTGCACAGGATTAGGAAAAATTTGCATTTCTGGTTCCTGCAAATCTTTTACCTGCAAAGGATTTAGCACATTTACTACAATGGTGTTGGTAGTAATAGCAGTGTTGTAATCAAAATAAATATTGGCAGCATTCGGTATAGAATCAGTTACCATCAATCCCGGCAAAGGCTTTATGCTGAATTTTACAAAACCGTGTGATGCTAATTCATTGGTGTTTGAATCGGGGAGGAGGATATTTTTAAATATCCATTTTGCAAAGCCGTTTACAATGCTCAATTCATAGTTGTGTGATGAACTAATCATTTGCATGCTGCTAATATCCAACAAGGCCGAAAGCTTGTCCATAACGGTTACTGTAAAAGCAGTATCTGTACCTGTGTTTTGAAAGCGAATGGTGTATTCTAAATCATCGGTCGAGTTTGGAACTAACACAGCCGGACTAACCGATTTATCATTTGGATCATAGGAACCACGAATAATATCATCTCTATACGAAACATTGTTAACCGGTGTAGTGTCACCTAGGATTGGTTCAATCCATGCAGCTGCAGTTGCGGTATCGCCTAAAACTGCACTCGCGAAAACAGAATCCGTAATTGCTATATTAGTGGTTTGCAAAGGGCTCATATAAGCATAATTCCAAACTAAAGTATCTCCGTTGATTGCATTTGCTGATGGAAGGGCAGAAACATAGACTAATTGTGAAGGTGTCACGAATTTTATTTGCACATTAAAAAGTGTATCTGTTCCCACATTTTCACAATGCAGCTGGTACGAAGCATTAAAGCCAGGGCGAATAAAACCAATGGGCGTAACATCCACAATCAAATCTTTAATATTTGGTATGGCTTGTAGCCCAAAATAAAGTGTATCCACAATTCCATTTTGCACATATATACTTTGTGAAGCAGGAGTCGTTGCTGTGTAATACAGTGGAACTGCAACTTGAAAAGTGATATTACCTGTATCGCTGCTTGCGTAAAAAACGCCATTGCTATCAGGGAGTATACCTGAGTTACCGGAATAATAAACGGGAATAGGCAAACTTGATTCTATACTATCCTTAAGCCCATTTCCATTCACATCCCAAAATACATTACCTACTGTGTAATTATAATTGCAGCTGCTGTTTAAAGGAGTACATACAGGAAGTGATACTGCGCCCAGCAACGCCGAAAGAGGAAAGGTACCTGAGTTGGGAATACATGAAATTAAGGTATTTGAAATGTCTATATAAAGCCATCCGTTACCATTAGGCGAGCGGGGTAATATATCCGGAAAGCAGCTAATCGGGTTGTTTTGGCAAAACAGTCTAACTACATTTCCTGGAATTTTAGGCAAACTACTCAACTGATTATCAGTGCAATAAATTTCTAGTAAGGTTTCAGGCAATACGGGCAAAATTGTTAGTTGATTGTTGTTGCAATACAAATTAGTTAATGAAGAAGGCAAAGTTGGTAAGTTTGTCAACTGATTAAATTGACAATCCAAATAACTTAAGAACGAAGGTAATGCTGGCAAACTTGTCAATTGATTATTATTGCAAAACAATTCGGTTAATGATTGTGGCAATGCAGGCAAAATGGTTAATTGATTTGTAGAACACCATAGCCAAGTTAACGAAGCAGGTAATGAAGGTAAACTAGCTAATTGATTTGAGCTACAATATAAATCGGTTAATGATACGGGCAAAGTTGGCAAGCTAGTCAATTGATTTGAACTGCATTGTAATCCAATTAATGAAGAAGGCAGTGGCGGTATACTAATCAATTGATTACCATGGCACCATAAGGCGATTAGTGATGATGGTAAGGTGGGTAAACTGACTAATAGATTACCGTGGCAATACAGAGTGGTTAACTGTGCAGGCAATGAAGGCAGGCTTGTCAATTGATTATAAAAGCAATATAATTTAGTTAACGATGCTGGCAAGGCAGGCAAATTGCTCAATTGGTTCAAACTACAATTTAAAGAATCCAATGAAATAAAATATTGTATCCCATCTAAAGAACTAATAGATAGGTTACTTACATCAATGTCGATTTCATTTTGTATATCACTGCAATTAATAATTAATGAATCTTGGGCAGTAAAACAGTTGGGATATATACCTTTTAACACAGTACGAAAATTACTATCCGGCACCCAAAAATTTTGAGCAAACAAATTTGCATTAAGAGAAAAGAAAACCAAAAGCAAGCCGAAGTAAAATTTATGTTTCATAACTGAATTTTTTTTAATTCTTAATTTATAATTCTGAATTCTGCATTCTGAATTCTCAATTCCCTTTCATCACTCCTTCACCACCTTCTTCCCCCAGCCTTGCCCTTTTAAAATGTAAGTTCCGGCAGGCAAGTGCTGCAAGTTCCAGGTGTAGCTTGATGCTGAAATTGTTTTTGTTTCCAACAATTTTCCATTCGCATCAAACAACTCCACTTTGCCTAATGGGCCTGCATTTTTGTTTACTATTCGTAGGCTCTCTTGAACAGGGTTGGGGAAAATTTTTAATTCTTCTATTTTTAGCTCTTTCACACCAACTAAATTTACATTTACTACAATAGTATTCGTATTCACAGCTGCATTGTAATCAAAATAAATTTTTGCCTGATTGGGAATTGAATCATTTAATAAAAGTCCGGGATTGGATTTTATTTTAAATTTTATAAATCCATGTGATTCTAGTTGATTCGTATTGGAATCGGGTAACAGTATTTTTTTAAAAACCCATTTAGCCATTCCGTTTGTAATGCTTAATTCGTATGGATGAGAAGCATTCAACATCTGTAAACTATATACATCTAATAATGTAGAAAGTTTATCCGTTACTGTTACAGTAAATGCAGTATCTGTTCCTGTGTTTTGAAAGCGAATGATATATTCCAAATTCCCGGTAAAATTTGGAGACAGTATTTGAGGGCTCACCGATTTATCATTTGGATCATATGCACCTCGAATTATATTTGTGCTAATTGAGCTATTGTTTGTCGGAGTTGTATCCCCGGCAATTGGCTCAATCCAGGCATAGGCTTTGGCAGTGTCGCCTAACACAGCACTTGCAAAAACTGAATCAGAAATTGTAATATAGCTTTGCTTAAATGGAGATAAGGAAGGAATACTCCATATCAAAGTATCTCCATTTGTGCTGGTGGCCATTGGATTCGCATATAGATTTGTTAATTGTGATGGTTTTAAAAATTTTACCTGAACATTTAACAAAGTATCCGTACCAATATTTTGATACTTCAATGTGTAGCCCGATTTAAACCCTGGTCGAATTCTTGTAATGGTTGTTAAGTCAATAATTAAATCTTTGATATTGGGAATTGGG encodes:
- a CDS encoding VOC family protein encodes the protein MDAKVNSINWFEISVKDLKRAKKFYETILGIKMPEMEMMGMQMAFFPSEPMSGKVNGGLCKSSMHKPAKSGAKIYLNGNPDLSKVLGKVVKAGGEITMPKTSLGPNGFMAFFTDTEGNSIGLHSNK
- a CDS encoding YdeI/OmpD-associated family protein; translated protein: MCPKTLPVKVKEEAPTLTFSSPKEWEKWLKKNQKLTSGIWLRMYKKGSGIASVNYAEALDVALCYGWIDGQKKSFDELSWLQKFTPRRARSLWSKRNIEHVARLEKSGLMTDFGRKEVEAAKADGRWEQAYDSQSTMELPLEFLKELDKHKKAKEFFATLSKANKFAIGWRIQTAKKIETKEKRIKTLVEMLIRGEKIHS
- a CDS encoding DUF4256 domain-containing protein — translated: MAKKASSKLSEIQSKALIETLKNRFSKNMQRHKGLEWSNVESKLKSAPDKLWSLGQMESSGGEPDVVAYDKKNETYTFMDCSAESPAGRRSLCFDREGLDARKEHKPANTAQDMADEMGVEMIDETEYRALQALGNFDSKTSSWIKTPAAIRKLGGALFADFRFNTVFVYHNTAPSYYGGRGFRAKLSV
- a CDS encoding leucine-rich repeat domain-containing protein, which translates into the protein MKHKFYFGLLLVFFSLNANLFAQNFWVPDSNFRTVLKGIYPNCFTAQDSLIINCSDIQNEIDIDVSNLSISSLDGIQYFISLDSLNCSLNQLSNLPALPASLTKLYCFYNQLTSLPSLPAQLTTLYCHGNLLVSLPTLPSSLIALWCHGNQLISIPPLPSSLIGLQCSSNQLTSLPTLPVSLTDLYCSSNQLASLPSLPASLTWLWCSTNQLTILPALPQSLTELFCNNNQLTSLPALPSFLSYLDCQFNQLTNLPTLPSSLTNLYCNNNQLTILPVLPETLLEIYCTDNQLSSLPKIPGNVVRLFCQNNPISCFPDILPRSPNGNGWLYIDISNTLISCIPNSGTFPLSALLGAVSLPVCTPLNSSCNYNYTVGNVFWDVNGNGLKDSIESSLPIPVYYSGNSGILPDSNGVFYASSDTGNITFQVAVPLYYTATTPASQSIYVQNGIVDTLYFGLQAIPNIKDLIVDVTPIGFIRPGFNASYQLHCENVGTDTLFNVQIKFVTPSQLVYVSALPSANAINGDTLVWNYAYMSPLQTTNIAITDSVFASAVLGDTATAAAWIEPILGDTTPVNNVSYRDDIIRGSYDPNDKSVSPAVLVPNSTDDLEYTIRFQNTGTDTAFTVTVMDKLSALLDISSMQMISSSHNYELSIVNGFAKWIFKNILLPDSNTNELASHGFVKFSIKPLPGLMVTDSIPNAANIYFDYNTAITTNTIVVNVLNPLQVKDLQEPEMQIFPNPVQESIRIVNQHAGPLGKIELINASGKVLETKTISSSTYTWNLQHLPAGTYILKGQGWGQKVVKE